From a single Methylacidiphilum kamchatkense Kam1 genomic region:
- a CDS encoding GspE/PulE family protein, which produces MQTKHCLSVQNDFENFLLKERLIVAENLKEWKKSDSFFDLEKTILRFSTLFSWERWSESFTNRNGWPPLYPADRDHPLPSSAFYPVGKKLEKEFNAIILWDSPFYVIGILNPFRLHEIEIFAAINFPDKARIFYLLHPSDLANLILKRERGVEGFPDWEQEDKESWLKLLRLESSLYPRVADILEQILFGSDPKIVIPEGAVQACAAIKGFENALLWRKSPTCSWVLTPEAFNSKLEDQLIEALKTKIQLVICSPGYFQKLFLLVKKENKIKGILPGDPLHVREWPQVDLSHFNETGITLYHAIMSSAIDMGASDISLEPKDHNVRVRFRIDGDYYEQAPLSRLQYQILLDRIKLFGNMAADQKGIFQDGSSSYQYKGIRYDQRYSIVIGQGMEEHTAIRIFSSRIPTLDDLNLPPMEHSFLLWFLANGQGMFVSTGPTGSGKTTTLYAMLQHISSPRKKIITVENPVEKHFPDAMQIEVREKAGITFATALRGIVRQDPDIIMIGEIRDMESARIAIDSALTGHLVFSSIHATDPVGVIERMVQSFGIDRLAVSYALKLVVSQRLVSKLCPYCKKIRKATADDLKYFPNCQVAEPVVAEARGCQACRGTGTAGRMPILELLPFDSEIISLIENGASPNRIRAHNESRGFKPLAIQATELFFTGVISKEEALLLLSSRSYSSIFC; this is translated from the coding sequence ATGCAAACGAAACATTGTCTTTCTGTTCAAAACGATTTTGAAAACTTTCTTCTCAAAGAACGGTTGATCGTTGCAGAAAATCTTAAAGAGTGGAAAAAGTCTGATTCATTTTTTGATTTAGAAAAAACGATCTTACGATTTTCTACCCTTTTTTCATGGGAAAGATGGTCGGAATCATTTACCAATCGTAATGGATGGCCACCACTATATCCTGCTGATAGAGATCATCCCCTGCCCTCTTCAGCTTTCTATCCTGTAGGCAAGAAGCTAGAAAAAGAATTCAATGCGATAATCTTATGGGACAGTCCTTTTTATGTCATTGGTATTCTCAATCCTTTTCGCTTACATGAGATTGAAATTTTTGCTGCAATTAATTTTCCAGATAAAGCAAGAATTTTTTATCTCTTACATCCTAGCGATTTAGCTAATCTTATCCTGAAAAGGGAAAGAGGGGTAGAAGGTTTTCCTGATTGGGAGCAAGAAGATAAGGAAAGTTGGTTAAAGCTGTTAAGGTTAGAATCATCATTGTATCCAAGGGTGGCTGACATTCTTGAGCAAATTCTTTTTGGATCCGACCCAAAAATTGTTATTCCAGAAGGAGCGGTGCAAGCTTGTGCTGCCATCAAAGGATTTGAAAACGCTCTTTTATGGAGGAAGTCTCCTACCTGCTCTTGGGTTCTTACGCCAGAAGCCTTTAATTCTAAACTAGAAGATCAATTGATCGAAGCTTTAAAAACAAAAATCCAACTAGTGATTTGCTCACCAGGTTATTTCCAAAAACTATTTCTTCTGGTTAAAAAAGAAAACAAAATTAAAGGAATTTTACCAGGAGATCCTCTTCACGTAAGGGAATGGCCTCAAGTAGATTTAAGTCATTTTAACGAAACAGGAATCACTCTTTATCATGCTATCATGAGCAGTGCCATTGATATGGGGGCCAGCGATATTTCCCTTGAACCTAAAGATCACAATGTGCGAGTGCGTTTTCGCATAGACGGTGATTATTATGAACAAGCTCCCCTAAGCAGACTTCAATATCAGATTCTATTGGACCGAATTAAGCTTTTTGGAAATATGGCTGCCGATCAAAAAGGAATATTTCAAGATGGAAGTAGTAGCTATCAATACAAAGGGATTCGTTATGACCAACGGTATAGTATTGTAATTGGCCAAGGGATGGAAGAGCATACAGCCATTCGTATTTTTTCTTCTCGAATTCCAACCCTTGATGATTTGAATTTGCCGCCAATGGAGCATTCCTTCCTTTTGTGGTTTTTAGCGAATGGACAGGGGATGTTTGTCTCCACGGGACCGACAGGAAGTGGAAAAACAACTACTCTCTATGCTATGCTACAGCATATTAGTTCCCCTAGAAAAAAAATAATTACCGTTGAGAATCCAGTTGAAAAACATTTTCCCGATGCTATGCAAATCGAGGTTAGAGAAAAAGCAGGAATTACATTTGCTACTGCTCTAAGAGGAATAGTTCGACAAGATCCAGACATCATTATGATTGGGGAAATACGTGATATGGAAAGTGCTCGAATTGCCATTGATTCAGCATTAACTGGCCATCTCGTATTTTCCTCTATTCATGCAACTGATCCAGTGGGAGTAATAGAAAGAATGGTTCAGAGTTTTGGTATTGATAGGCTTGCTGTTTCCTATGCTCTGAAATTGGTTGTTTCTCAAAGACTCGTTTCAAAATTATGCCCTTATTGCAAAAAAATAAGAAAGGCCACGGCAGATGATTTAAAATATTTTCCCAATTGTCAGGTTGCAGAGCCTGTCGTTGCAGAAGCTAGGGGTTGTCAAGCATGTAGAGGAACAGGGACGGCTGGAAGGATGCCGATTCTTGAACTCCTTCCATTCGATAGTGAAATTATTTCTTTAATTGAAAATGGTGCAAGCCCTAACAGAATACGAGCTCATAATGAAAGTAGAGGCTTTAAACCATTAGCGATTCAAGCTACAGAGCTCTTTTTTACAGGGGTGATATCCAAAGAAGAAGCTTTGCTCCTACTTTCTTCTCGCTCGTATTCTAGCATATTTTGTTGA
- a CDS encoding DotG/IcmE/VirB10 family protein encodes MKKFLKNKFFLIIIGILSVATFYYIKPIHLVSGLMYRTIESARYTYFRGQTLPLSLEKKIKNEAQEQRKNIIVQKGEKSKLKAVIPEEIAQAKENIPEPILPPTQVKAPPTSKDKSSLGVLEQQPPNRIAPVPRGIVDQKALARDSQASDQPVIIKWARKRYLFRNLSLSALETNGTEDKGGSEGPFANIDINSFSPQGEMIEAALVNSAFSSNTDVDVVGAVWLPFYFQGNLLLEPGDRLIGTSAGGTALRDRMMVHIDKIIFKDGRSLPIQGVALHTDGTEGIKGYRVSEYGKQLLGPILAAMGQAFLYAMEYQSFNYYMSPYGLTPWGLYGQPAYNGAKQAMMMGGMYAGTNAMQQIMNILAQDIEQYKPYVFVPAGTRFRVFLKSYMDISKADYGR; translated from the coding sequence ATGAAAAAGTTCCTTAAAAACAAATTTTTCCTCATCATTATAGGCATATTATCTGTTGCCACTTTTTACTATATTAAACCCATTCATCTTGTCTCAGGGTTGATGTATAGGACGATTGAATCTGCTAGATATACCTATTTTAGAGGACAAACTTTACCTTTAAGTTTAGAGAAAAAGATAAAGAATGAGGCTCAAGAACAAAGGAAGAACATCATTGTACAAAAAGGGGAGAAATCGAAGCTAAAGGCGGTTATTCCCGAAGAAATTGCACAGGCAAAAGAAAATATTCCAGAGCCAATCCTTCCTCCTACTCAAGTTAAAGCCCCTCCAACTTCTAAGGACAAAAGTTCCCTTGGAGTTTTAGAACAACAACCCCCGAACAGAATTGCTCCTGTCCCTCGCGGGATAGTCGATCAAAAAGCTTTGGCTAGGGATTCTCAAGCTTCAGATCAGCCGGTGATCATAAAATGGGCAAGAAAAAGATATCTTTTCCGAAATCTTTCTCTTTCAGCTCTTGAAACTAATGGCACTGAGGACAAAGGAGGCTCCGAAGGACCATTTGCAAATATTGATATTAATTCGTTCTCACCCCAAGGTGAGATGATAGAAGCAGCCTTGGTAAATTCCGCTTTTAGTTCTAATACAGATGTCGATGTAGTAGGAGCCGTTTGGCTTCCCTTTTACTTTCAAGGGAATCTTCTTCTTGAGCCTGGCGATCGATTAATTGGCACTTCAGCCGGAGGAACAGCTTTACGGGACAGAATGATGGTCCATATCGACAAAATTATCTTTAAAGACGGTAGATCTTTGCCAATTCAAGGAGTCGCCCTCCATACTGATGGAACAGAAGGAATCAAAGGATACAGGGTTAGTGAATATGGCAAACAACTTTTGGGGCCAATTTTAGCAGCCATGGGGCAAGCCTTTCTCTATGCCATGGAATATCAATCCTTTAATTATTATATGTCTCCATATGGACTTACTCCTTGGGGTCTATATGGGCAGCCAGCTTATAATGGGGCAAAACAGGCAATGATGATGGGTGGGATGTATGCAGGCACTAACGCGATGCAACAAATCATGAACATTCTTGCTCAAGATATTGAGCAATATAAGCCCTATGTTTTTGTTCCAGCAGGAACTAGATTTAGGGTCTTTTTGAAAAGTTACATGGATATTTCAAAAGCTGATTATGGGAGATGA
- a CDS encoding ParB/RepB/Spo0J family partition protein → MKTKNQKSPSITLIPIEKIKLSKHNPRKQFQEDKIEELAVSIEKIGLIHPILVRPIEEGYYEIVSGERRWRACKKLNKEFIECFIHPMDEKMALQIRIIENIQRQNLNPIEEAEGYKNLLQGGMTIVELASVIGKGRDYISRMVTLLSLPEAAKEAIISGKLAKRAGWYIARIPVPQLRAVVASEAIAKSLTVAQVAKMVLENFLLDLRKANFSIAKPDLIPGVPSCLDCTKRTGNSKDLFEDVTDDMVCTDPECFAKKREADWRFQCYKAQSENREILSDEEATRHFVPGTSRLKTNSPFIDVDSTCDWDKKERKWASLLAEELTIKDSKPLLHQYLARSPIGTIHRLVKKEDALFLLQRQGFTFAAKAIKELKEKEEAKRERKKKEEFLNLSCSSLISKVCDKIKTENIDRSYNIFLSLALRVLPREVSTFVFQRHNYKLGTMEESLKMLEHIDELESKAILLDLLLSTDLFLNSYSDLPPHLTSICHILSIDISKVVDEINSVNQSNSFLIKKKGLLNYCGTEITTTS, encoded by the coding sequence ATGAAAACGAAAAATCAAAAGTCTCCTTCTATCACCCTAATTCCAATTGAAAAAATTAAGTTATCCAAACACAATCCTAGAAAACAATTTCAAGAAGACAAAATTGAAGAACTTGCAGTAAGCATAGAAAAAATCGGACTCATTCATCCTATTTTAGTCAGGCCAATAGAAGAAGGTTATTATGAAATAGTTTCAGGGGAAAGAAGATGGAGAGCCTGTAAGAAACTGAACAAAGAGTTTATTGAGTGTTTTATTCATCCGATGGATGAAAAAATGGCTCTTCAAATACGAATAATTGAGAATATTCAAAGACAAAATCTTAATCCTATAGAAGAGGCTGAAGGGTACAAAAATCTTTTGCAAGGAGGGATGACTATTGTGGAATTGGCCTCAGTCATAGGCAAGGGTAGAGATTATATCAGTCGAATGGTTACTCTATTGTCTCTCCCAGAAGCTGCAAAAGAGGCGATAATATCTGGAAAATTGGCCAAACGCGCAGGATGGTATATCGCTAGAATACCAGTGCCTCAATTACGAGCTGTTGTTGCATCTGAAGCGATCGCAAAATCTTTAACTGTTGCTCAAGTAGCCAAGATGGTATTAGAAAATTTTCTTCTTGATTTAAGAAAAGCGAACTTCTCCATTGCAAAACCAGATTTAATTCCAGGTGTTCCAAGTTGTCTTGATTGCACTAAGCGAACAGGCAATTCAAAAGATCTATTCGAGGATGTAACAGATGACATGGTCTGTACAGATCCAGAATGTTTTGCCAAAAAGAGAGAAGCTGACTGGCGTTTTCAATGCTATAAAGCTCAAAGTGAAAATAGAGAAATACTTTCTGATGAAGAAGCAACAAGACATTTTGTTCCAGGAACTTCTAGACTTAAAACTAATTCTCCTTTTATTGATGTTGATTCAACATGTGATTGGGATAAAAAAGAAAGAAAATGGGCATCCTTATTAGCTGAAGAATTAACCATAAAAGATAGTAAGCCACTTTTGCATCAATACTTAGCACGGAGCCCCATTGGAACCATCCATAGGCTTGTTAAGAAGGAAGATGCGCTTTTTCTTTTACAAAGACAAGGGTTTACCTTTGCAGCCAAAGCAATCAAAGAATTGAAAGAAAAGGAAGAGGCCAAAAGAGAGAGAAAAAAGAAAGAAGAATTTTTGAATTTGAGCTGTTCTTCTCTCATATCCAAAGTATGTGATAAGATCAAAACAGAGAATATTGATCGATCCTATAATATCTTTTTATCTTTGGCACTACGTGTTCTACCAAGAGAGGTTTCTACGTTTGTCTTCCAAAGACATAATTATAAGCTTGGCACAATGGAAGAATCATTAAAAATGCTAGAACATATTGATGAATTGGAGTCAAAGGCAATCCTTTTAGATTTATTGCTTTCTACTGATCTTTTTTTAAATAGTTATAGCGATCTTCCTCCTCATCTTACCAGCATTTGTCACATTTTATCCATCGATATTTCCAAAGTGGTTGATGAAATAAATTCTGTCAATCAATCTAATTCATTTCTAATCAAGAAAAAAGGGCTTTTAAATTATTGTGGCACTGAAATCACCACAACATCTTGA
- a CDS encoding sigma-70 family RNA polymerase sigma factor: MRTKLAKSLDLVSNQQHHSAHYEQKFKEELPLILRAKAADAEALEWLAKNSLPIRQQVARFYLPNLADQWPDAENVGWIGILDALEKWNENFNIRFLDYAIHHVRNRVRNYANACRATVRRPASMYRSYRKIERFLEQGLTVEEITELYGCSLHDMEKILHVYSGDLSLHFSALDDSETSLMDLLVYPDNTAEEEEKEEKLQKLSIALSHLDDISRKIVLYFFGIEGEGAKKRPTAWIAQKLRLSRKKVLQLLEKSLNQLKRDFFLFETLNIRHPLPTGISSTMINVNFYNDSSLDYE, encoded by the coding sequence ATGAGAACCAAACTAGCCAAATCTTTGGATCTTGTTAGTAATCAGCAACATCATTCTGCCCACTATGAACAGAAATTCAAGGAAGAACTTCCACTTATTCTTAGAGCAAAAGCTGCAGATGCGGAAGCCTTGGAATGGCTTGCTAAAAATTCTTTACCTATAAGACAGCAAGTAGCTCGTTTTTATTTACCAAACTTAGCTGATCAATGGCCTGATGCTGAAAACGTTGGATGGATTGGAATTCTTGATGCTCTTGAAAAATGGAATGAGAATTTCAATATCCGATTTTTAGATTATGCCATTCATCATGTGAGAAATAGGGTTAGAAATTATGCCAATGCTTGTAGAGCTACTGTTCGCAGGCCAGCGTCGATGTACAGATCGTATAGAAAAATAGAGAGATTTTTAGAACAAGGACTAACCGTTGAAGAGATTACTGAATTATATGGATGTTCTCTCCATGACATGGAAAAAATACTCCATGTATACTCTGGAGATTTAAGCCTTCATTTTTCTGCCTTAGACGACTCCGAAACCTCTCTCATGGACCTTTTGGTTTATCCTGACAATACAGCTGAAGAAGAAGAAAAAGAAGAAAAGCTGCAGAAACTTTCTATTGCGTTGTCTCATCTTGATGATATTTCTAGAAAAATAGTATTATACTTTTTTGGGATTGAAGGAGAAGGAGCTAAAAAAAGACCTACTGCCTGGATTGCTCAAAAACTAAGACTTTCTAGAAAGAAGGTTCTACAACTTTTAGAGAAATCTCTAAATCAACTTAAAAGAGATTTTTTTCTTTTTGAGACTTTAAATATCCGACATCCCCTACCTACTGGGATATCCTCTACAATGATAAACGTCAATTTTTATAACGACTCTTCATTAGATTACGAATAA
- a CDS encoding VirB4 family type IV secretion system protein — protein sequence MKNFVSPLRLFVKSQLFNKKRIPSFIDWADACPYAGLYDRYIIDKFGAVHAFYRTYFPQADIASPSRLSDLQNQLRLLLTQLPHEISQTQHIFTCNGDYGPLLEAFASIPSDQQVKEFRERKAKRLFQRMAKRKLVRIETHTILTVAPSDHLRETEWFLRMGSRESSEAVRKRISKTQFDSAVSSIKAAEAVFSEILRKASARFFPLDAYEIADYFFRLWNPGLAVEETMKVNYDYDRMPFVDAWMVQEVRIHKDMIQIGDYYHGLVSMVGLPLETRPRDMEKLTVGLPFRDVRVSLVVRKTDKIKELEKLRKRIDWADQRMRLGLNLIDMLYKPHENRRESGIQNIEAWMQIEEAQNLLRDIRSGEDDLLQIQLTIHFWHKQKEEIKKRAKILLNRFGDLSRAKGWIEQSSLLPVLMSEMPAVYAPLTRPLLVRGRMAADLMPICRGLESDEKPIYLFGNTTGGLVPFDLEDKRNEGASMLYISGVKGSGKSALAQLIVLRHLLEGSILVILDKGNSYDRLVELCGGTTIRLDMATPKCFNPFEVYTRRSKSGELIEPSDYELTKVVSCLEILATSQRGNSLSIEEKNILESLTRQTFSNAVKNKAFYVTLDDFARQMAYRSDAKFLAESLKAFIDGRYKCWFNGTTQIHWKTRVVHFDFEYISKDKDLAAALIPMAVLFVSDIILSNPNVFKMLVFGEMWQHVSNPATANLIIEAFKTYRKKRCAVIGESQAILDLVENPSVAKAVIQNVDTWILFPQGSEHHIEYAVKELELTQGQRDLLTHLRSSARVHIDGEVELWREAFYLRGRGPDALSGVIRAEIEPEEYWLTTTTPNDFPAWNAAKAAFPGDIRKALEALSIKYPLGIREEKTKVASSSLVSYESLLKK from the coding sequence ATGAAAAATTTTGTTTCACCATTACGATTATTTGTAAAGAGTCAGCTTTTTAATAAAAAGAGAATTCCTTCTTTCATAGACTGGGCTGATGCGTGTCCATATGCAGGGCTGTACGATAGATATATCATTGACAAATTTGGTGCGGTTCATGCCTTTTACAGGACCTACTTCCCTCAAGCCGACATAGCCAGCCCTTCTCGTCTTTCCGATCTACAGAACCAACTTAGGCTTTTGCTTACCCAGCTTCCTCATGAAATATCACAAACCCAGCATATTTTTACATGCAATGGAGACTACGGTCCTCTCCTAGAAGCCTTTGCTAGTATTCCTTCAGATCAACAAGTAAAAGAATTTAGAGAAAGAAAAGCAAAGAGACTTTTTCAACGAATGGCGAAAAGAAAGCTTGTAAGGATTGAAACCCACACAATTTTGACGGTTGCTCCTTCTGATCATCTGAGAGAAACTGAATGGTTTTTACGTATGGGGAGCAGAGAGAGTTCGGAAGCTGTAAGAAAAAGGATATCAAAAACACAGTTTGACTCGGCAGTCTCAAGTATAAAAGCAGCTGAAGCTGTTTTTTCAGAAATATTAAGGAAAGCTTCTGCACGATTTTTCCCTCTGGATGCATATGAAATAGCGGATTATTTTTTCAGGCTGTGGAATCCGGGATTAGCTGTCGAAGAGACCATGAAAGTAAATTATGACTACGATAGGATGCCCTTTGTGGATGCCTGGATGGTTCAAGAAGTAAGGATTCATAAAGATATGATACAAATTGGGGATTACTATCACGGATTGGTTTCAATGGTTGGATTACCCTTGGAAACACGCCCTAGAGATATGGAAAAGTTAACTGTAGGATTACCCTTCCGTGATGTTCGTGTAAGTCTTGTAGTTAGGAAGACGGATAAAATAAAAGAATTAGAAAAACTGAGAAAACGTATAGACTGGGCGGATCAAAGGATGCGTCTTGGATTAAACCTTATTGATATGCTCTATAAACCTCATGAAAATAGAAGAGAATCCGGTATACAAAATATCGAAGCATGGATGCAAATAGAAGAAGCCCAAAATCTATTAAGAGACATTCGTTCGGGAGAGGATGATCTTCTTCAAATTCAGCTTACCATTCATTTTTGGCATAAACAAAAAGAAGAGATCAAAAAAAGAGCCAAAATATTGCTTAATCGTTTTGGGGATCTCTCAAGAGCAAAAGGTTGGATTGAACAATCGAGCCTTTTGCCGGTGTTAATGAGTGAAATGCCGGCCGTTTATGCTCCGCTTACTCGGCCACTTCTTGTAAGAGGACGAATGGCAGCAGATTTGATGCCTATTTGCAGAGGATTAGAAAGTGATGAAAAGCCTATTTATCTTTTTGGAAACACGACAGGAGGTTTAGTTCCTTTCGATTTGGAAGACAAAAGAAACGAAGGTGCTTCCATGCTTTACATCAGCGGAGTAAAAGGGTCTGGGAAAAGTGCATTAGCACAACTGATTGTTCTTAGACATCTTTTGGAAGGTAGTATCCTTGTGATTTTAGATAAAGGCAATAGTTATGACAGACTCGTTGAGCTTTGCGGTGGAACCACTATTAGACTGGACATGGCTACCCCAAAGTGCTTCAACCCCTTTGAGGTTTATACTCGGAGAAGTAAAAGTGGAGAACTGATAGAGCCTTCAGATTATGAGTTAACTAAGGTGGTCAGTTGTTTAGAAATACTTGCTACTTCTCAAAGAGGAAATAGTCTGAGCATCGAGGAAAAAAACATTCTTGAATCTTTAACAAGGCAAACTTTCTCTAATGCTGTAAAAAATAAAGCTTTTTATGTAACGCTAGATGATTTTGCACGCCAAATGGCTTATAGATCCGACGCTAAATTTCTAGCTGAATCCCTTAAGGCTTTTATTGATGGTAGGTATAAATGTTGGTTTAATGGCACCACACAAATTCATTGGAAAACGAGAGTAGTCCATTTCGATTTTGAATATATCTCTAAGGATAAGGATTTAGCAGCTGCTCTCATTCCAATGGCTGTCTTATTCGTGTCAGATATTATCCTATCCAACCCCAATGTTTTTAAAATGTTGGTTTTTGGAGAAATGTGGCAACATGTATCTAATCCTGCTACGGCTAATTTGATTATAGAAGCTTTTAAAACCTATAGGAAAAAAAGATGTGCAGTCATTGGAGAATCTCAAGCTATCCTGGATCTTGTAGAGAATCCATCAGTTGCGAAAGCCGTCATACAAAATGTTGACACTTGGATTTTATTTCCTCAAGGAAGCGAACATCATATTGAATATGCTGTTAAAGAACTTGAGCTCACACAAGGTCAAAGGGATTTGTTAACTCATTTACGATCATCGGCTAGGGTTCATATAGATGGCGAGGTAGAACTATGGAGAGAAGCTTTTTATCTGAGGGGAAGGGGACCTGATGCTCTATCAGGGGTTATTCGTGCTGAAATTGAGCCAGAAGAATATTGGTTAACCACAACCACTCCTAATGATTTTCCAGCATGGAATGCGGCCAAGGCAGCCTTCCCTGGTGACATTCGGAAAGCATTAGAAGCACTATCTATAAAATATCCATTAGGAATTAGAGAAGAAAAGACAAAGGTAGCATCATCCAGTTTAGTCTCCTATGAGTCTTTGCTAAAAAAATGA
- a CDS encoding class I SAM-dependent methyltransferase, with protein sequence MKVVKEKNSNPKSLQLQKETDVKNEINFLFFLLLLFSCLSFFQNPLFLSSQLSAAIYLKPYKFTRDTFTDRIPFWREDLSEFKGKPNLTYLEIGVHEGRSALWMLENILTDSTSTLIIIDDFGEHSYNTFISNVSLSGQAYKFKILKGLSTEKIKEVPLNSIDIAYVDGSGRSDIMLADLINVWDRVKHGGVIICNRYSMTKHLRWALNAPPGDLGPVGAINTFLDRYKTQLKLVRFMSNFVIVRKLTEQDSKQVSKTSE encoded by the coding sequence ATGAAAGTTGTAAAAGAAAAGAATTCTAATCCAAAAAGTCTTCAGCTACAGAAAGAAACAGATGTAAAAAATGAAATAAATTTTCTGTTTTTTCTACTGCTTTTATTTTCGTGTTTGAGTTTTTTTCAAAATCCATTATTCCTTAGCTCTCAATTATCAGCTGCAATTTATTTAAAGCCTTATAAATTTACTAGAGATACTTTTACAGATAGAATTCCTTTTTGGAGAGAAGACCTCTCTGAATTCAAAGGAAAGCCAAATCTCACTTATCTTGAAATAGGCGTTCATGAAGGCAGATCTGCACTTTGGATGCTTGAAAATATCTTAACGGATTCCACGTCGACCTTAATCATTATAGATGACTTCGGAGAACATTCCTACAACACCTTCATTTCCAATGTTTCTCTTTCCGGACAAGCCTACAAGTTCAAGATTTTAAAAGGATTGTCTACAGAAAAAATTAAAGAAGTACCATTGAACTCTATTGATATAGCCTATGTCGATGGATCAGGAAGAAGTGATATCATGTTAGCTGATCTTATCAACGTTTGGGATAGAGTCAAACATGGAGGGGTGATTATTTGCAATCGATATTCAATGACAAAACACTTAAGATGGGCTTTAAATGCTCCACCAGGTGATCTTGGACCTGTTGGAGCAATAAATACCTTTTTGGATCGATACAAGACTCAACTTAAACTCGTCAGATTCATGTCGAACTTTGTCATCGTTCGCAAGTTAACTGAACAGGATTCAAAACAAGTGTCAAAGACTTCTGAATGA
- a CDS encoding dihydrolipoyl dehydrogenase: MATNLTVDVAIIGAGGGGYPAAFFLDKAGFRVLMVDPIGNLGGNCLAEGCVPSKAVREASLIRSYAKKYSFFGLSGPSPQVDWNGILAHKDRVQKTRYELHKSEIQQSGILFYKGIGKIVDDKKIEVSTENESFYVTFKYLIIATGSRPHTLQIPGSELTVSSHDLFKLESSVPFPTKPIIIGGGYIGVEVASMFENLGCKPSILEFSKSLIGGFDKELSQFLFQRLQSRISIELEAQVKFVKGKEGNYEVIYVKNGQELSLFGDLVIMATGRECVSPEGIEILGFQRFKALPVTNTLQLYDFPHIYAPGDVNGKSMLFHSAVLQSRITAHNIAAGGQSVARMDWKSVPYAVFTEPEIASVGLTEEEAIHMFGHRIEVTKYEYAIDARAEILGETEGFIKLIFDCEDKRLLGAHIGGIEASQLIAPLALAVREGLDAEALARVAFPHPMISEGINKAARAFSP; encoded by the coding sequence ATGGCTACAAATTTAACTGTTGATGTCGCGATTATTGGTGCTGGTGGTGGTGGCTATCCAGCTGCTTTTTTTTTGGATAAAGCTGGATTTAGAGTGTTAATGGTTGATCCTATTGGAAATCTTGGTGGAAATTGTTTGGCTGAAGGTTGTGTCCCATCGAAAGCTGTTAGAGAGGCCAGTTTAATTCGTTCTTATGCTAAAAAATATTCTTTTTTTGGACTTTCCGGCCCTTCGCCCCAAGTTGATTGGAATGGAATTCTTGCGCATAAAGATCGTGTCCAAAAAACACGATATGAATTACATAAGTCAGAGATTCAACAGTCTGGCATATTGTTCTATAAAGGCATTGGAAAAATTGTTGATGATAAAAAAATTGAAGTGTCTACTGAAAATGAAAGTTTTTATGTTACTTTTAAATATTTAATTATAGCAACTGGAAGTCGTCCACATACCCTTCAGATTCCTGGTTCTGAACTAACAGTTAGTTCCCATGATCTGTTTAAATTAGAATCCTCAGTCCCCTTTCCCACCAAACCCATCATCATTGGTGGTGGATATATCGGAGTTGAGGTCGCTTCGATGTTTGAAAATCTGGGTTGTAAACCGTCTATTCTTGAATTTTCAAAGAGCTTGATTGGAGGATTTGACAAGGAACTCTCTCAATTTCTCTTCCAAAGACTTCAAAGCAGGATATCGATCGAACTAGAAGCTCAAGTAAAATTTGTAAAAGGTAAAGAGGGAAATTATGAAGTTATTTATGTTAAAAACGGTCAAGAATTGTCCTTATTTGGAGATCTTGTTATAATGGCTACTGGTAGAGAATGTGTTAGCCCTGAGGGTATTGAGATTTTAGGATTTCAACGTTTTAAGGCTCTGCCTGTTACCAACACCCTCCAACTATATGATTTTCCTCACATTTATGCCCCTGGAGATGTCAACGGAAAAAGCATGCTTTTTCATTCGGCTGTTCTTCAAAGTCGAATCACTGCCCATAACATTGCAGCGGGCGGACAATCAGTTGCCAGAATGGATTGGAAAAGTGTGCCCTATGCAGTATTTACAGAGCCAGAAATCGCAAGTGTTGGGTTGACTGAAGAAGAAGCCATTCACATGTTTGGGCACCGAATTGAAGTAACAAAGTACGAGTATGCTATTGATGCCCGTGCAGAAATTCTAGGAGAAACGGAGGGATTCATTAAACTTATTTTTGATTGTGAAGATAAGCGACTTCTTGGTGCTCATATTGGGGGCATCGAAGCTTCTCAATTAATAGCTCCTTTAGCCTTAGCGGTGCGAGAAGGACTCGATGCAGAGGCTTTGGCTCGCGTGGCCTTTCCTCATCCGATGATTTCAGAGGGAATCAATAAGGCAGCTAGAGCATTTTCTCCCTAG